The candidate division WOR-3 bacterium nucleotide sequence TGTACTCAACGGCCGCACACCGTGCGAGCCTTTTTGCCGAGTATGCTTCGAGCGCACGCGGGGTACCAGGCTCGCGGCGCTTGCCGAGCGACGACGCCCGGCGCGATGACACTCGCGGCCTGTTCATCGGCCGCTACCAGTTCCAGCCGGGTGAATGGCTGCGCGCCGGCATCACCGGTTACCGGCTCAACCAGTGGCAAAACTACCGCGACCCAGATTCACTGTTTCCGACTAGCGACACCCATTGCCTGGCGGACATGGGCATTCACCTCGAAGCTGCTTTCTACCCGGCCGACTGGGCACTGGTGATGACCGGGTTTGAACTTGACGACCACCGGCTGCGAAGCACGACCGTCGGCACGCCTGGGCGGCTGGACATCGCCGGTTGGACTCAGGTCCGGTTCGAGGCCAGCCGGTTCAATGCTACACCTCAAGCACGCTTCGAGGCGCTGCAAGGGGCACCGTTCTCAAGCACGCTCGCCAGGCCTGCGACAACAACTGTGTTCAGCCCGAAGCTGACTCTGAACTGGTCTGTGCTCAACTGGCTTAGTATCTTCGCTGGCCTGGGCCGCTCTTTCCGGGCCCCCGGCCTCAACGACCTATACTGGCCTGAGGACGCCTGGTCGTACGGCAACAAGGACCTGAGGCCAGAGTTCGGCACCGGCATTGACCTCGGGTTCAGCGGCCGGCCCGCGAAAGGACTGGCGTGCCGGTTTGGTGGCTACCGCACTACCCTGACCGACCTCATCCAGTGGCAGCCTGACACATCGTTCCGCTATCGGCCGGTAAATGTGGCGGCTGCGACTATCACCGGCATCGAAGCTGAGGCTGAATTCGACCTTGGCTTGGCTGGACTTGACGCAAATCTCAACTGGTCTCAAGCCAAGTCTGACGGTAAGCGGCTGTACTACCGACCTGACCTTACCATGCGAACCGTGCTCTGGGCTAGAGTCGGGTTACAACCGTTGGACATCCGGCTCGACCTCGGGGTCGAGCATTCCAGCGACCGACTCTCCGACCCGGTGTACCCGGAAACCGAACCGCGCACGCTGGCTGGATTCACACTGCTCGACGCCGCGGCCGCAGTCTGCCCGCGCATCGGCCTGCAGAACACAGTCGTCCGATTCGGTGTCAGAAACATCCTCGACACACACTACCAGACGGTTGACTTCTATCCGAATCCGGGCCGCACCTGGTTCTCGGAGCTGGAACTGGGAATTTAGCGACCAGCGGCTGAGTCAGTGGACAGCATGTCCGGAACAGCCGACGCAAGCGCCTGCTGGATTTCCGCAATGTATCCATCTCTGACCTGCTTGAACTCGTCCATGTACTTTGCCGGTACCGGCTCGGCCCGAGGTGGAATAACCTTCAGGGGGTTGACTGGTTTACCTGCCTGCCTTATTTCGAAGTGCAGGTGCGGCCCGGTCGCGTCTCCGGTCGTACCGACGTAGCCGACTGTCTGACCCTGACGCACGGTCCGGCCCGATCTAACCCCGGGTCCGAACCCGGAAAGATGACCGTAGCGGGATGACAGCCCACCCG carries:
- a CDS encoding TonB-dependent receptor; amino-acid sequence: MKTVPKWPDRRMVKRGEADRKQKNRAPGNKRIEGWTTKWLALGIALAFGHASAVTYRGQVLDACTRQPVPYAAIVAQDGTAAYADDKGRFELTLETDTLTVEVFHVGYLTRTATLAKTSRNTTVFLTPEVISLKGVTVTAFRTPVPLGRSGPVAIVERESATRFGNTDLAAALRRTVSAVSRDNVNFSSVTLRGTNAEHVLVAIDGIRLNSAQNGTFDMTTLPVALADRIEVVRGGNSSLYGTSPVGGMINLLTPDPAGLGAWLRAGVGALGERRVEVTHGQRVRHFGYAVGSTWSQTKNGFAYNDDSGGTATMTNADRSSLNAFGKALYSTAAHRASLFAEYASSARGVPGSRRLPSDDARRDDTRGLFIGRYQFQPGEWLRAGITGYRLNQWQNYRDPDSLFPTSDTHCLADMGIHLEAAFYPADWALVMTGFELDDHRLRSTTVGTPGRLDIAGWTQVRFEASRFNATPQARFEALQGAPFSSTLARPATTTVFSPKLTLNWSVLNWLSIFAGLGRSFRAPGLNDLYWPEDAWSYGNKDLRPEFGTGIDLGFSGRPAKGLACRFGGYRTTLTDLIQWQPDTSFRYRPVNVAAATITGIEAEAEFDLGLAGLDANLNWSQAKSDGKRLYYRPDLTMRTVLWARVGLQPLDIRLDLGVEHSSDRLSDPVYPETEPRTLAGFTLLDAAAAVCPRIGLQNTVVRFGVRNILDTHYQTVDFYPNPGRTWFSELELGI